Part of the Candidatus Brocadia sinica JPN1 genome, CTGGTGTATTGATGTGTGGTGTTGGTGTCGTAAATACCATACTAGTTGGCTCTGCGATAGCCGCTGAGGAAAAGAAGTGCGATAAGTGCGGACACCTGCCATCTGTACCGGAGAAAGATTGCAAGTGCGAATGCCATTCGAAATAAAATCAATAATACCGCAGGTAAAGGTACCAGCATAGTTGGTCCTGGAAGACAGCAAAAAGGCAACTCTGTGAGTTGCCTTTTTGCTTTTAAGACTAAAAACCTTCTGAAAGAAGCAAAAAGCCCAATAGTCCTAGGGATACCGACATCAATTAAAGGAATAGCAATGGATATTCAAAGAGTTTTATTATAGACTGAAGATAAAGAAATGAAGTAAGAAGGCAATAATTGCGGCTGCCAGAAGATTTCTGACTATACTATAAAGGAAAAACATTATGAAACATATTGTTGTCACAACCGATTTTTCTGCAGAGGCTGAATCAGCATTTGATTATGCAAAAGAGATTGCCCAACTCATTGGAAAAGATAAGTGCAAAATTACCCTTTTAAAAGTAATAGATGAAGTGGCGCCGGCAAATGTTACCTTTGCGTTTGGGTTATCAATTGTTGATATGTTAGAGATGCTACACAGACAAACTTCAGAGAAAATGAGAGAAATAGCAGAAAAACATTTTGCTGATTTCCCTGTAGAAATCTCGGTGATTAAACCCACCAAACCTGTGTATGCAGAAATAACTGAATTCGCTAAAACTAATAATGTTGATCTGATTGTAATATCGACACATGGGCGAACTGGGGTAAAACACTTATTGTTAGGAAGCGTGGCAGAACAGGTAGTACGCCAATCTCCATGCCCTGTCACGGTCGTTCCGATAAAATCTTCCAATAAAAATTAAAATGAAGTGATTTATCTCAGGAAGCAATACTCCCGCTAAAATCTCAGGAGCAAAATTCCTGCTACAATAAGTAGCATACCTAAAACCTTGCATAGCGTAATAGCCTCACCCAGGAAAACCCAGCCCAAAATGAATGTAAATAAAGGATAGCAACTTGTGATAGGAATAATCCTTGATATCTCACCCAGCTTAAGTGCTTTGTAAAATACCAATTGCCCAACAAATCCTGTTAAAATGCCCGAAAGGAACAGAAAGAAGATAGACTTTGTCTCCATTTTCTCCATAGATACTAAACTCGGAGTAAAAGAGATAACGATTATTGCCCCTACGATGACCGCTGAACAACGGATCAGGTATGCGGCTGTTGGTTCAACTGATGAGAGTCCTATCTTTTCTAAAAAGGGAGCAAATCCAGCAATAAAAGCAGCAAGCAAGGCAAACAAAAATGATTCCATAGTGCTTTACCGACAAATTCTGTTTTTGCTAGAATAAATTACAATGCAAACCCTTATGCAGGAAAAAAATCTGAAATTATGTTTTGAATTATTTGAGTAAATGAATCGCAGGAGGTATTTAAAAGAAACGTCTTGTAGAATCTAAGGCCATATGATTATAATAAAAAAAGAGGGAAAATTCTCTAAAATTATCTTTAAACACTGTATTGCAATTTAACGAATGGTTAAGAAACTCACCTTTTATCTTTTTTTCATCTTTATCATATGCTGGAGTATGGGACCTTTTTTTTGGATCTTCCTAACATCAGTTAAACTCCCTGTCCAGGTTATGCAATTGCCACCCGTATTCCCGGTTACTTACACTATTGGCGCATACAAAAATGTCCTTTTGGGAAGCAATTTTCCTTATTATCTGTTCAATAGTTTTATGGTCTCACTATCGACCGTATTGATCACAATACCCTTCTCACTCCTTGCTGCATATGGAGTGTCACGATTCTCATTCAGAGGGAAAACTTTTATCTTATTTATGATTATCGTTCTGTTCACCCTTCCTACCATAAGCCTTGTTGCTGCCCTCTATAAACTCTTTTATACCCTTGGCTGGATCAATCTGCCCATTTCGCTTATCTGCACTTACAGTGCTCATAATTTTCCTCTGGCTTTTTTCCTCATGGTAAAATATCTGGACAAAATCCCATTCGAGATGGACAGCGCCGCACTAATAGATGGCTGTACCCATTTCCAGGCCTTTCGATATATCATCACACCCATGTCGCTACCGGGCATTCTCTCAGCAGCGGTTCTTGTTTTCATCTTTTGCTGGAATGAATTCCTTTTCGCCCTCACCTTTACCCCGGATGAATCGACACGGATGGCATCGGTAGGGATTGCCCTATTTGAGGGTACCTATGAGGTCCCCTGGGGAGATATTGCCGCTGCCTCTGTCGTGGTAACACTTCCGCTCCTTATCTTTTTAATGATCTTCCAGAAATATATTATACGTGGATTAACTAGCGGTGCCGTGAAAGAATGAGAATAAGATTACAAGACCTTACGAAACGATACAGACATACCATCGCCGTTAACAATTTAAACTTAGATATACAGAGCGGCGAATTTCTGGTTGTGCTGGGATCCAGCGGCAGTGGAAAATCTACCACATTAAATATGATAGCAGGTCTGGAAACACCTGCTTCGGGATACATTTTCTTTAATGAACATATTGTTAATCAAATCCCTCCGGGGAAAAGAGATGTTGCCCTGGTCTTCCAGAATTACGCCTTATATCCCCACATGAAGGTCTACGACAATATTGCCTTTCCCCTGAGAATACGAAAGGAAAAGGAAATGCAACAGAAGATTATCAGAACGGCAAAGATGTTAGAGTTAAATGTCTTATTGCAAAAGTATCCGAAAGAACTTTCCGGAGGAGAGAAACAACGGGTAGCGTTGGCAAGGGCGCTTGTGCGGAACCCACAGGTCTTTCTGATGGATGAACCGCTGAGCAATCTTGATGCGCGACTTCGGCTTTCAGCTCGGGGAGAGTTAAAGAAACTTCAAAGGAATCGCAATATAACAACTGTCTATGTCACCCACGACCAGATCGAAGCGCTTACCCTGGGGGATCGCATAGCCATCATGGACAAAGGGAGGTTACAACAGATTGGCACACCGGATGAAATATATCAGAAACCCCAAAACACCTTCGTTGCCAGCTTTGTAGGAACCCCACCGATGAACATGGCTCAAATAAACAAGCTCAGCACACATTCCTTTACCCTTGGAGAAATCCTCATTGAGTACCCAACCTTTTTCCCAAACAAAAACAATCTCATCCTCGGCATACGCCCTGAAAAGTTAATCGTTGTGCAAGCAGATCTCTCTTCTGAGAAAGAAACAAACATACCTTTTACCATACCCTGCACAGTAGAACACACAGAATACCTTGGTCACGAATCAATAATTCATGTTAAAATTACCCAGGATATAACCTGGTATGTAAAAACTTTTGTTGAAGGAATAAAAATAAGTGATCGGGTAAACTTACAATTCTCCCCTGATACTATTCACTGGTTTGATCCGATAACGAAAACAAGGATAGAATAGTATTTTGGTTACTTTATCCCTGAGTTAAGGATTGAAGAAGCTGTGCGTACCGGTGAGCCGATCCCTTGCCGTCAAGTTCACTTCATAATAATAAAGGAGGATACTCTAACACCTGGAGATCAAAGAAATACGACAACCATAGCCGTAAATGAACGGGGAAGGGGTGTTGTTGCCGAGGCGGGAAAGGGAGCTACCCCCCCCCCAGCCAGACTGCAGAAAAAGCAAGAGATCTCTTATCAGTGAAAAAACTTTAACTACTTACATGGTCATGCTGTAATATTCTGTGCCTTACAACAAAAAAGCTTACTATAGAATAAATAAGGATAACAGGTAATAAAATGTCTATCATAGGCGCAATCATTTCTAAGTCATACTCATGGACAAAACCCAGCATATTGGTTAAGAAAAGAGTTCGTATAAAAAAGAACATATAAAGTATGGCCTTCATGTGCTTGTGCACATCAAGATATTTACAATAGGCATAGACAAAAGCCAGAGCAGCTGCGAGTTTCACTATATTATTTAATACAATAAGGACAAATGTCACCCCACCTGCCTCAGATTCTTCCGCAGAAAACACCTCCAATCCTATTGTTAATAGATACTTCGAGAAAAAATACAACCCAAAGCCAAACATAGCCACATAAAATATGTTCCTTGTCCACAAAATGTAGTCTCTTATCCTCTGAATGGATTCCCGCGACTTATAGTTTACTTCACTGCAACTATACATCATGCCCCTTAAAATATTTTTCATACTCAACGATGTCATAAACAGGTATGCTGTTACAAAGAGGACAATCGTTACCACATCACCGCACATATCGGGAAAACTTGGTGTATGAAATTCATAATGATGGAAATGAGTGCCAGAATGACTACCAGGTTGTATAAAATCATAAAGTTCGAGAGGTTTAATAATATCTCCCACAATAAATCTGGAAATAATGCCTGAAAAAGTAAGGAAGGCTCCTATTCTGATATTTTTTAATTTATTTTTTTCCTGATCATTGAAATTGACAGCAAGCATCTATACCACCTCCTTTTTGTCATAGCTAACGCAAAGAATACCTGGTATTTCTTAAAAATTGAGAACCGAAAAATATTGAAACCCTATCTCTATTTGCACAAAACAATACTTTGTATATTCCCGATTCTCGTAATTTTCTGTCATTACCATTTCAAGTTCACAAATACTAAATAATTTCATATTCCATTCAAAAATATTAATTATATTAAATTATTTATTGTTGATGTATTTTACCTTTTAAAATTACAAATTGTCAACAATAAAAATTGTAGAATCGTTTCTTTCTCTTATCTCAAGGATATTAACAACACTATTTATAAAATTAATTCATAAACGGCCTTTTTTCTGGTTATAATAATCTCTGAGGCATCCCGATGCTCCAGGTGATCTGCACTATTACAACAAAAGGCATGGGATATTTATATGGGCGTGAGATTACAGAATATAATCTTTCTATCTATGTATACCTTGCTTGGGCTATGGGTTATTTATTCTTTTTTCAGGCCGGGAAAAACAGCTGAGGTCGTTTTCAGTATTGGAGCAGGCGTTAACGAAATCAGACTGGTAAAGAATCTTCTGGAGAAATTCGAGGTAAAAAATCCTACCATAAAAGTTAAATTAAATGTCCTCCCTGCGCCGACGGATCAACAGCACCATTACTATCTTACCACGCTGGGAGCAAAAACCAGCGATATTGATGTGGTGAGAATTGATACGATCTGGATTGCCGAATTTGCATCAGCGGGCTGGTTAGAACCCCTGGATTCTTACATTAACATTGATCACCGCAAATCTTTCATTCCGGTAACCGGGAAAACCAACGTCTTTCGCAGCAAACTGTATGCTATTCCCTGGAACGCAAACATTGGCCTCTTATACTATAGAAAAGACCTTTTGGAAAAATACAACCTGAATCCTCCGAAGACGTGGGAAGAACTTATTGACTCATGTACAAAAATCTCTGCAAATGAGGCCGTTTTTGGTTATCTCTGGCAGGGAAAGCAATATGAAGGACTGGTCTGTAATTTCATCGAATTTATCGGCAGTAACAATGGAGGAATACTCGACGAAAATGGAAGATTGACTGTGAATTCTGTACAAAATAAAATAGCTTTGGACCTTATGCACGATTTCATCTGGAAGTATCGGATATCGCCGCCGAACACCCACAGTGAACTTATGGAGGAATCCTCAAGACACCTATTTCAACAAGGTCATGGCCTTTTTTTAAGAAATTGGACCTATGTATGGGATTTGTGTCAGGAAGACCCACTATTAAAAGGGAAAATTGGGGTATCTCAGTTACCCGGATTTTCTCAGGGAAATTCTGCAACTGTGTATGGAGGATGGCACCTTGCTGTCAATGCCGGTTCAAAGAAAAAGGAACAGGCGTGGCAATTGATTGATTTTTTAACTTCACGGAAAGTACAAAAGGAATTAGCAATGAATTTATCCTGGGCGCCGACAAGACGAGCATTATATAATGACCCGAAACTTATACAGAAATTGCCTTTTCTTTCAACGGTGAAAATGGCTCTGAAAAACATTCAGGTCAGACCAAATCTTCCCTATTACCAATGGATCAGTGACATCTTACAAAAATACGTTAACAAGGTATTATCTGGTCAAATGAGGAGTGAAGAGGCATTAAAAACCATCCACAAAGAACTCGAAGGAATCAGAAATGAATTCGCAGAGGACTAAGCTTCCTTATCTATTTTTACTGCCTGGTGCAATGCTGCTAATAGCATTTCATTTTGTTCCATTCATAAACACTCTTACCCTTTCATTCAAAAATTCAAAACTCATTCGATCCGAGGAAACATTTACCGGTTTTCATAATTATCAGGTAATTTTGACGAATACCCGTTTTTGGTATTCACTCTTTATTACCCTTTCTTTTACCATCGTTTCAATATGTCTGGAAGCTGTTCTGGGTTTATGTCTGGGACTTATGATGAACCGGCTATCTCCGGGAAACAGTTTTTTCAGAATCTGTATACTTATCCCCTGGACAATCCCGACGGTAGTAACCGCCAGGATATGGCAATGGATGTTTGACTATAATTTGGGTATCATAAATTATCTTTTAGAATTACTGGGAATAATAAGAATAAACTGGCTCGGGAATCCATCTTTGGCCTTCTTTTCCCTTATCATTGCAGATGTCTGGAAGACGGCCCCTTTTGTGGCTATTATTGTTTTAGCAGGTCTTTCTGCCATCCCGCAGGAAATATATAAGGCATCTGTCATTGATGGTACGAATAGCTGGCAGCGATTCCGTTTCATAACTTTACCGTTGCTATTACCAATATTAGGCGTGGCCGTCCTCTTCAGGACAATAGATGCCCTGAGGATATTCGATCTCGTTTATGTCCTCACAGGCGGTGGACCGGGAGGTTCTACAGAAACCTTATCTGTTTATGCTTACAAACTCTTCTTCTACAAGGGTGACTTTGGACAGGGCGCTGCCACATCGGTAATCATCTTGCTCCTGGTAGCGGGATTTGGTTATTTTTATACAAAAAAATCCTTCGGGGAAAGGATACGATGAAAATTGGAACAAATTATATCAGGAATGGGCAATATGAATTTGCTGTCTGGGCTCCTTCTCCGGGTACCGTATCGTTAAAAATAGTCTCTCCTTATAAGAAGGTTATTCCCATGTGCAGAGTCCATCGGGAATACTGGAAAACAACCATTGACGATTTAGCTCAAAATATCTCTTACTATTATCGGCTCGATGACGTGAAAGACAGGCCCGATCCTGCATCCCATTATCAGCCTGAAGGCGTACACGGTCCCTCTCACGTAGTTAATCATTCTTTTAACTGGGAAGACGATCATTGGAAGGACATCAGTCTCGCCGACATGGTCATATATGAGCTTCACGTTGGAACCTTCACACAAAATGGCACCTTTGATGAAATTATCCCCCGACTTGATGAATTGAAAAATCTTGGGATAAACGCTTTGGAAATAATGCCGGTTGCCCAATTTCCTGGCGAAAGAAACTGGGGCTACGATGGGGTTCATCCCTATGCAGTTCAAAATTCTTACGGAGGTCCAACAGGCTTTAAACGTTTCATAAATGAATGTCATAAAAAAGGCATCGCGATTATCCTTGATGTAGTTTACAATCACCTCGGGCCGGAAGGCAATTATCTTAGGGACTTTGGACCTTACTTTACGGATAAATATAAAACGCCGTGGGGTGATGCAATAAACTTTGATGATACACATTCTCATGAGGTAAGAAACTTTTTTATTGAAAATGCCATTCACTGGTTCAGACATTATCACGTGGATGCCCTCCGCCTTGATGCTATTCATGCCATATTCGACATGGGGGAGAAACACTTTCTCTCTGAGCTTTCAGAACGGGTTGAAGAATTTTCTCAAAAACAGGGGAGAAAATACCACCTCATTGCTGAAAGTGATTTAAATGATTCCCGTATTGTCATACCAAGAGAATTCCTGGGATATGGTATTGATGGAATATGGTGCGATGACTTTCATCACTCGCTTCATACCCTTCTTACTGGTGAAAATCGTGGATATTATCTTGATTTCGGCAAGGTTGCGCACATGGCAAAGTCCATGAAAGAGGGTTTTGTCTATTCAGGGGAGTATTCCGAGTTTAGAAAGAAAAATCATGGCAATTCTTCAAAAGATGTGCCTGCAAAACAAATGGTGGTTTTTTCACAAAACCACGATCAGATTGGCAACAGAATGCTTGGTGAAAGGCTCAGTGTTCTTGTATCGTTTGAGGCTCTTAAGCTTGCCTCCGGAATAGTCCTTCTCTCCCCCTATATTCCCCTCCTTTTTATGGGAGAAGAGTACGGTGAGAACGCCCCATTCCTTTACTTTGTAAGTCATTCTGATTGTGCCCTTATAGAGATGGTACGAGAGGGAAGGAAGAAAGAGTTCGGCGAGTTCAAATGGCAGGGTGAACCGCCAGACCCACAGGATGCAGAAACATTCCTGAAATCAAAGATAAACTGGAATAAAAGAATGGGAGGCAACCACAAAGTTTTATTGAACTTTTATAAGAATTTGATAACGTTAAGGAAAACAAACCCTGCCCTTTCATATCCCGACAAAAAGAGTTCCATTGTGGATAGTCTCGAAAGAGAAAAGATCATAAGTATGAGAAGATGGAATGTCTCTCATGAAGTATTTTTTATTTTCAATTTCAACTGTTCTGAGGTGAAGATCGTCCCTTCGATCATTGAAGGCAAATGGAATAAAATACTGGATTCCTCAGAAAAAATATGGAATGGCCCAGGTTCATTTCTCCCGGATGAACTAAATTCTGGGGAAGAAATTATCATAAGGGGACAGAGTTTTGTTCTGTATAATAGAAAAAAACTTTGCGCGGTGTAGCTACAACCTAAACAGGTTGAACCACAAAACTACAAAGAATTGAATCATCAGGGGTATGAAAGAAGTATGATTTAAATCTTAAATCGGACAAGTCGAAAGTGGAAAATGAAAATTGACGGAAAAAAAAGGGTCGTTATAGAAAATTTACAGCCGGAGATCGATGGTGGCCGTTTTCCCATTAAAAGAATCGTTGGAGAAAAGGTAGTAGTTACCGCTGATATTTTTGCTGATGGACATGATACCGTTTGGACAAATGTTCTGTGTAAAAGGCCGGGCGATAACAAATGGAAAGAGGTTCCTATGAAACTCAGGGAAAATGATCGGTGGGAAGCGGTATTTGTTGTTGAAGAGACAGGAACGTATCTTTATACGATTGAGGGTGGCGTTGACCATTTCACAACCTGGCGGAGAGACCTCAGAAAGAAATTTGACGCCAACCAGGATATAAGAGTCGATATACTTGTCGGAATCCAGTACATTACAGATTCATCGCAAAGG contains:
- a CDS encoding universal stress protein, which produces MKHIVVTTDFSAEAESAFDYAKEIAQLIGKDKCKITLLKVIDEVAPANVTFAFGLSIVDMLEMLHRQTSEKMREIAEKHFADFPVEISVIKPTKPVYAEITEFAKTNNVDLIVISTHGRTGVKHLLLGSVAEQVVRQSPCPVTVVPIKSSNKN
- a CDS encoding EamA family transporter; this encodes MESFLFALLAAFIAGFAPFLEKIGLSSVEPTAAYLIRCSAVIVGAIIVISFTPSLVSMEKMETKSIFFLFLSGILTGFVGQLVFYKALKLGEISRIIPITSCYPLFTFILGWVFLGEAITLCKVLGMLLIVAGILLLRF
- a CDS encoding carbohydrate ABC transporter permease, whose amino-acid sequence is MGPFFWIFLTSVKLPVQVMQLPPVFPVTYTIGAYKNVLLGSNFPYYLFNSFMVSLSTVLITIPFSLLAAYGVSRFSFRGKTFILFMIIVLFTLPTISLVAALYKLFYTLGWINLPISLICTYSAHNFPLAFFLMVKYLDKIPFEMDSAALIDGCTHFQAFRYIITPMSLPGILSAAVLVFIFCWNEFLFALTFTPDESTRMASVGIALFEGTYEVPWGDIAAASVVVTLPLLIFLMIFQKYIIRGLTSGAVKE
- a CDS encoding ABC transporter ATP-binding protein, whose amino-acid sequence is MRIRLQDLTKRYRHTIAVNNLNLDIQSGEFLVVLGSSGSGKSTTLNMIAGLETPASGYIFFNEHIVNQIPPGKRDVALVFQNYALYPHMKVYDNIAFPLRIRKEKEMQQKIIRTAKMLELNVLLQKYPKELSGGEKQRVALARALVRNPQVFLMDEPLSNLDARLRLSARGELKKLQRNRNITTVYVTHDQIEALTLGDRIAIMDKGRLQQIGTPDEIYQKPQNTFVASFVGTPPMNMAQINKLSTHSFTLGEILIEYPTFFPNKNNLILGIRPEKLIVVQADLSSEKETNIPFTIPCTVEHTEYLGHESIIHVKITQDITWYVKTFVEGIKISDRVNLQFSPDTIHWFDPITKTRIE
- a CDS encoding ABC transporter substrate-binding protein, with protein sequence MGVRLQNIIFLSMYTLLGLWVIYSFFRPGKTAEVVFSIGAGVNEIRLVKNLLEKFEVKNPTIKVKLNVLPAPTDQQHHYYLTTLGAKTSDIDVVRIDTIWIAEFASAGWLEPLDSYINIDHRKSFIPVTGKTNVFRSKLYAIPWNANIGLLYYRKDLLEKYNLNPPKTWEELIDSCTKISANEAVFGYLWQGKQYEGLVCNFIEFIGSNNGGILDENGRLTVNSVQNKIALDLMHDFIWKYRISPPNTHSELMEESSRHLFQQGHGLFLRNWTYVWDLCQEDPLLKGKIGVSQLPGFSQGNSATVYGGWHLAVNAGSKKKEQAWQLIDFLTSRKVQKELAMNLSWAPTRRALYNDPKLIQKLPFLSTVKMALKNIQVRPNLPYYQWISDILQKYVNKVLSGQMRSEEALKTIHKELEGIRNEFAED
- a CDS encoding carbohydrate ABC transporter permease, with translation MNSQRTKLPYLFLLPGAMLLIAFHFVPFINTLTLSFKNSKLIRSEETFTGFHNYQVILTNTRFWYSLFITLSFTIVSICLEAVLGLCLGLMMNRLSPGNSFFRICILIPWTIPTVVTARIWQWMFDYNLGIINYLLELLGIIRINWLGNPSLAFFSLIIADVWKTAPFVAIIVLAGLSAIPQEIYKASVIDGTNSWQRFRFITLPLLLPILGVAVLFRTIDALRIFDLVYVLTGGGPGGSTETLSVYAYKLFFYKGDFGQGAATSVIILLLVAGFGYFYTKKSFGERIR
- the treZ gene encoding malto-oligosyltrehalose trehalohydrolase, which produces MKIGTNYIRNGQYEFAVWAPSPGTVSLKIVSPYKKVIPMCRVHREYWKTTIDDLAQNISYYYRLDDVKDRPDPASHYQPEGVHGPSHVVNHSFNWEDDHWKDISLADMVIYELHVGTFTQNGTFDEIIPRLDELKNLGINALEIMPVAQFPGERNWGYDGVHPYAVQNSYGGPTGFKRFINECHKKGIAIILDVVYNHLGPEGNYLRDFGPYFTDKYKTPWGDAINFDDTHSHEVRNFFIENAIHWFRHYHVDALRLDAIHAIFDMGEKHFLSELSERVEEFSQKQGRKYHLIAESDLNDSRIVIPREFLGYGIDGIWCDDFHHSLHTLLTGENRGYYLDFGKVAHMAKSMKEGFVYSGEYSEFRKKNHGNSSKDVPAKQMVVFSQNHDQIGNRMLGERLSVLVSFEALKLASGIVLLSPYIPLLFMGEEYGENAPFLYFVSHSDCALIEMVREGRKKEFGEFKWQGEPPDPQDAETFLKSKINWNKRMGGNHKVLLNFYKNLITLRKTNPALSYPDKKSSIVDSLEREKIISMRRWNVSHEVFFIFNFNCSEVKIVPSIIEGKWNKILDSSEKIWNGPGSFLPDELNSGEEIIIRGQSFVLYNRKKLCAV
- a CDS encoding maltotransferase domain-containing protein — encoded protein: MKIDGKKRVVIENLQPEIDGGRFPIKRIVGEKVVVTADIFADGHDTVWTNVLCKRPGDNKWKEVPMKLRENDRWEAVFVVEETGTYLYTIEGGVDHFTTWRRDLRKKFDANQDIRVDILVGIQYITDSSQRASADDKKTLLAYIDMLKTEKTGKKRYQLLSVKNSAT